AGGCTACGGCAGCCGCCGCCCTGGACCAAACCCAGGAGATATCCAACACCGCCGTGGCGAACCTGGGCCAAGCCTCGACCATCATGATCATCGGACTGGCCGTGGCCCTGGCCATCGGCATCATCGTGGCGATCTTTTTGACCCGGGGCATCACCAAGCCCGTGATCATGGGCGTGGAGTTCGCCCGGGCCATGGCCCAGGGCGATTTCACCAAAAAACTTGAAATCGACCAGAAGGACGAGATCGGCAACCTGGCCTCGGCCTTAAACGAGATGGTGGACCGCCTGCGCGAGGTGGTGGCCGAAGTGCAGTCGGCCTCGGAAAACGTGGCCTCGGGCAGCGAGGAACTGGCCTCCTCGGCCCAGAGCATGTCCCAGGGGGCCACGGAGCAGGCCGCCAACGTTGAGGAAATCTCCTCCTCCATGGAAGAGATGACCTCCAACATCCGCCAGAACGCCGACAACGCCCAGCAGACCCAGCAGATCGCCCTCAAGGCCGCAACCGACGCCGAGGAAGGCGGCTCGGCGGTCATGCAGGCCGTCACGGCCATGAAAAACATCGCCGAAAAGATCTCCATCATCGAGGAAATCGCCCGGCAGACCAACCTTCTGGCCTTAAACGCCGCCATCGAGGCCGCCCGGGCCGGCGAGCACGGCAAGGGCTTCGCCGTGGTGGCCGCCGAGGTCAGAAAGCTGGCCGAACGCAGCGGCGCGGCCGCCGCCGAGATCAGCGAACTGTCCTCTTCCAGCGTGCGCGTGGCCGAACAGGCCGGAGGCATGTTGACCAAGATGGTGCCGGACATCAAACGCACCGCAGATCTGGTCCAGGAAATCGCTGCCGCCAGCCAGGAGCAAAACTCCGGGGCCGAACAGATCAACAAGGCCATCCAGCAGCTCGATCAGGTGGTGCAGCAAAACGCCTCGGCTTCCGAAGAAATGGCCTCCACCTCCGAGGAACTCTCCAGCCAGGCCGAACAGCTTCAGGCCACCATCGCCTTTTTCCGGGTGGACGGCGCTGGGGCCCATCGCGGCCGCAAGGCCCCCAAGGCCCTGCCCGCCGCCTCCCATGCCCCGAAAAAGCCCGCCAAGGGCAAATCCGGCGGCAAGGGCGCGGTCATCGACATGAGCGCGGACAGCGACGAGGAATTCGAACGCTTCTAAACATCCTGCCGTCACAGACGCACAAAGGGGAGACAGCAACGCTGCCTCCCCTTTTTTTGCCCACGAGATATCGGCTCGCCTGCGGCCGCCTCAGGCCTTTTCCCCCAGCCAGTCCGCAAAGGCCCGCAACTCGGCGCGCCAGTCCGGACCCAGCCGCGCCGCCAAAAACTGGCCGTACAGCTCCTCCACGAACCCCATGCCCTTCTCGACCAAAAAGAGCTTCTCCAGGATGGGGCCGTCGGGGTCTTCGCCCTCGGCCGCCCGGGTCTCGATTTTGGGGGTGCGCAGGGCGTTGAGGCTCAAATCGTCGGCCTTGAGCTGCACCATCCAGGTGTTGCCGTCCTGCTCCAGACGCAAAAGAGCCCGGTCCACCCGCTTCCCGGCCTTGAGCCCTTCCCGGGCCTCGGCGAACGCGGCGTTCGGGCCGCTGACCACGGCCGTCTCCACGTTGTCGCCCTCGCCGCCGCGCACGGACACCTTCTGCTCCAGATAGACGTTGACCTCGCCGCCATCGGCCATGCGAAACAGCCAGCCGTTCTTCTCGCTGCGAAACCAGAGCCAGGTCAAAAAATCCTGCCCCAGGATGGCATCCTTCAGGGCCGCCGTATTCACATCCATATGTTGCTCCCTCGCCCCGACCTGTCGCCGGGGCTGCCGCCCCGGACCCCGCCCGGGGGAAATCATTTCCCCCGTACCCCCTGGCTCCGGCCGGTTTCTCCCGGCGCGTCGCGCCGGGAGAAACCGGCCGGAAATCCAGGTGGTACGGAGAACGTGATGTCTCCCGAGCGCGGACGCGAAGCGCGCCAGAGTTTTTTGAAGGGGGGTCCAGGGGGAAACTTTTTTGCAAAAAAGTTTCCCCCCTGGCCGCCGCAGGCCGCTTTTCGTCCTATGCGCCAGCCGCGAAGGGGCTGGGTTCGATGTCCTCGAGTTCCTTGGTCCGGGCCTCGCCCAGGATGCGCGCCGCCAAAAAGGACGGGGTCATGCGTTCCAGGTGCAGCTCGAAGGTCAGGGTGAACAGATCCTCGAACAACTCCTGCACCTTGGAATTGGTGGAATTGAGGTACACATCGTGGGTGTCCACGTTCCACACCACGTCGAACACGGCCGGGATGGGCAGGCTGCGGGCCATGAGCCGCAATTTGACCTGTTCGGCGAGTTCGGTCTTGCGGTCCTTGGTCACGAAATTGCGTCCGTCTTCCTTCCCGGCCTGCCGTTCGGCGTCCAGGGCCACGCGCAGATGCTTCTTGAACACGGCGGGCGAGATGCGCCGGGTGTCCAGACGCAGGGCGAAGAGCAGATAGTGGGCCTTCTGGGGCGGAGCCGAGGCGAACCGGTTGTCCAGCATGTCCTCGAAGGACACCCAGCCGAAAGACCGCTCATCGGCCGTGGCGTCGATGTCCTGGAAGGCGTGGTGTTTGAGGATGTCCACGGGCTCCCGGAGCACGGCGTCCGGGACGTCACCGACGATTTTATAGCGGGTGAAGCTTCCGCTGGCCGACATAAGGGGCACGGCATCCTCCTCTGATGTCCGGGGCGACCCGGCATGGTGGGCATGTTTTTCGATCCCGCAAGGGGACGGGGGCGAGTGTAGCCGCAATCCGCCCCAGACGCAAAGCCGGGGGCGGGGGCCTACGGCGCGGGGGAATCCTGCGGGGCGGACGGGCCGAGGGCTGCGGCGAAACGATCCAGGCCGTGATCCTCGCCCGGCCGCAGGCGCACGAAGGTCAGTTCATGTTTGTTGTGGGACAGGTGCATGAGCCTGCCGCCGGGGATGGCCGCAAGTTCGGCGATGGCGGAAAAATCCGTCTCGCCCTGGAACTTGACCGTGCACACCAGACGCGGGCAGTCGGGCCGGGCCACAAGGCGGGTGAGAAAGGTCACCAGCCGGGAGGGATAGCAGATCACGTCCCAAAAAAGCCAGGACAGGCCGGGATGGTCGGCCACATCCACGGCAAAGGCGCTGCCTGCAAGGGACGACACCCCGGGCATGGCCGCCACGCGCGGGTCCAGCGGGGCCTTGTCCACGCAGGTCACCCGGGCCCCGAGACCGGCCAGCACCCAGGTCCAGCCGCCGGGGCTGCCCCCCAGGTCCAGGCAGACGTCGCCTGCGCCGGGCATGGTCCCCAGGCGGGTCAGGGCCTCCCACAGCTTGAGATAGGCCCGGTTGGGCGGGCCTTCCCGGTCCTCGTCGAACCGGTAGTCGCCGCCGGGCACAGGCTCGGAGGTTTTCGGGGAATAAAGCAGGGTGCCCTCGTCCCACAGGGTGAACGCCCCCAGGGGGGAGCTCGGCAGGGGCTCGCCGAAGACCAGGGGCCGGGCCGAGACCTTGGGGAGCTTGGCGACCACCAGGGCCGCACGCCGGAAATGCCCCACGGGCGCGCAGGCCCAGTTGCGCTGTACGGCTTTGAGGGTCTTGGCCGCGTCCGAGATGGAGGCCATGGGCGAAAAGGCCGGTTCAAGCCAGATGTTAGCCGCAAAGGCGGCGGGATATGGCGGCCCGGCGGCCACGACCAGGGGTTCGCGCACGGCCGTGATCTCGCGTACGGTCCCGAGCTCGCGAGTCAGGTCGGGCAAAAGCCCTTGGGGCGCCTGATAGACGGTGAAGTTCATGGTCTGCATGGGAAAGAAGTGAACGGCGGCCTAGGCGTCAGGCCCCAGATATTCCAGGCCAAGGAGGCTGATGTCGTCGCGGGGCCGGGCGTCGCCGCCGAAAATGTCGAGCCCCCGGCCCACGGCGGCCACGGTCTCGGTCACGGGCCGGTCGGCGGCGGGCCGCACGATGTCGAAAAACCGCCCTTCCCCGAAATAGTCCCCGGCCTCGTTCTGGAAATCCACCAACCCGTCGCTATACAAAAACACCTTCTCGCCCGGGGCCAGGGTGCGGGTGGTTTCCTCGAAGGGGGCGAAGCCCTCCAGGCCGATGATGGTGCCCCGGTCGTCCAGGGTTTCCAGGCGGCCGTCCGGAAAAAGCAGCACGGGCGAGGGGTGGCCGGCGTTGGCGTAGGTCAGAAGCCCCGTGCGCACGTTTAAGACCAGATAGGCGATGGTGAAAAACCTGGAGAACTTGATGTAGGGAAATTCCCAGTCCAGGCGGGTGAGCACGTCCTTGGGCGGGGCCACGGCGATGCCGCCGGCCATACGGTCGATGAGCGTGCTTCGCTGGTAATGCATGAAGTTGTAGACCGACAGGGCCACCAGGGACGAGGCCACGCCGTGCCCGGACACGTCGAGCATGTACAGGCCCACATGGTCCGGCCCCAGGGGAAAGACGTTGAAGATGTCGCCGCCAATGGTCTCGCAGGGCCGGAACTCCCAGGCGAAGCGAAAGGTCCGGTTGGCCGAGACGCGCCGTGGCAGAAGGCTCTGCTGGATCTCGGCGGCGGCGTCCAGATCCTGCTGGTGGCGGCTTTGTTTTTTGAGCAGTTCGCGCTTCTGCTTTTCCAGAAAGGTGACGTCCTGGATGTTTAACACCAGGTTGCCGCCGGGCATGGAGGAAAAATGGATCTGGCAGAACCGGTGCAGGCGGTTTTTGTCCAGGCAGGGATAGATGGCGTGCCAGACATGACCGGCCAGGACGCCGCCGGGAAAATTGTCCCGCACGTCCTGGGCCAGGGTGGTTTCCGGGAAGACCACCCGGGCGAATTCGTCCAGGGTGGCGAACGCCCCGGCGGAATAGCCGAAGATCCGCTCCATGCCCGGGCTGCAAAACACGAATTCCCCGCTGGGCGCGGCCACGGCGATGCCGTCGCCGGAATGCTCCAGGATGGCGGCGGTGAATTCCTTTTCGGCGCGCAGTTCGCGCTCCCGGGCCTTGCGCTCGTCGGTCTCCCGTTTGAGGCGAAGCGCCGCCTCCACCCGGGCGGCCATCTCGGCCATGCGACCCTGCTTTTTGACGTAATCCAGGGCCCCGGCGGCAAAGGCCCGCTCCAGACATTCCTCGTCGTCGCTGACGGTGATCATGATCACGGGGATGTCCCGAAAGGCGGGGTCGGCCTTGATCCGGGCCAGGGTCTTAATGCCGCCCATGCCCGGCATGATGAGATCCATGATCACCAAATCGACGCCGCACCGGGAGAACTGCCCGGTCCAGGCAAGTTCCTGGGCCAGAATCGCCAGGGCCGTTTCCCCGTCCCCGGCCTCCAGGATCGTCCGCGCCCCCGGCAGGGGGGCGAAACGTTCCAGCATGTCGCGTAAAAAAAAGCGGTAGGCCTCGGAATCGTCGACGATCAGGATGCGCATGGTGGGGTCCAAAGAGATGTCATGCCGACCGGTCGCTCCCGTCTTCCCGGTTTTGCCCCATGGCGAAAAAGTCGCTTAAGCGCAGCATACTCAAAAGTTTTTTTATCTGGGGGCTGGGATTTTGCAATCGGAAGCACCGCCCCGCGGACTCGGCCCGGCGCCGCAGTCCGATGAGAAACCCGATCCCGGAACTGTCCATGAAGGTCACACCGGAAAGGTCGGCCACCACTTCACGGCAGCCGTCGGCGGAGAGGAGGTGTTCCATGCGCACCTTGTATTCCTGGATCATGTCCATGACGATTTCGCCGCCAAGCACCATGACCACGCGCTCACCTTCACGCCGAACCTCAAAGCATTCCATTGCGATCCCCTTCCTGCGGCGTGGCGGTCAGACACCCCGGCCAACGCCGTTTACGGATGTATCCTATCCCTATCCTCTTTGTTGCCTCTGGGCAACGGACAATCGCCGCCTTTAACGCATGCCGGAGGCGGAAAGCGCCCGGGGCGACGGATCGCCAGCGGTCTCGGCCGCCATGTCCGCAGCCAGCTGCCCCAGACGGCGCACCCCGTCCTGGTAGGGCTCGGTCAGGGGGGTTCCGTAGCTTAACCGGACGCAGGTGTTGAACTTGTCCTGGGTGGAGAAAATACCTCCCGGGGCCACGCCGATGCCCGCCTCCTTGGCCCGGAAATAAAATTCGCCGCCATCCACGCCGCCGGGAAGCTCGATCCACATGACCGAGCCGCCACGCGGATTGGTGGCCTTGGTTCCGGGTGGAAAATGGCTTCCCACCAGGGCGCGCATGGTGCGCATCTGGGATTCCAAGGCCTGCTGCAGGCGGCGCAGGTGGCGGTCGAAGCCGCCCAGGCGCAGATATTCGGCCACGGCCAACTGGGTGGGCGTGGCCGAACACACGTTGGTGGTGCCTTTGAAATCAAAGGCCCGGTCGTAGAACCGGCCGGGGATGATCCAACCCACCCGGTATCCGGCGGACAGGGTCTTGGAAAAGGAGGAGCAGGTCAGAACCAGCCCCTTTTCGTCGAAGCTTTTCATGATGGGCGGGCGCGTGGGGTCGTAGTGCATCTCGCCATACACGTCGTCCTCGATAAGCGGGATGTCCCTGGCCGCCAGCATGGCCACGATCTCCCGCTTGGCCGCCTCGGGCATGAGCGCGCCGTCGGGATTGTTGAAATTGGGGGTGAAGATGCAGGCCTTGACGTCGAACTTGCGCAGGATACCGGCCAGGTCCGCCGGGTTCACCCCGCATTCCGGGCAGGACGGGGCCTCGATGGCCCGAAGCCCCAGATATTCGAGGATCTGCAGGAAGCAGTAATAGGACGGCGAGGCGATGACCACGTTGTCCCCGGCCCGGGTCACGGCCCGCACGGCGATAAAAAGCGCCTCCAGGGCCCCGGAGGTGACCATCACCTCGGAAGGCCCCACCTCGGCCCCGGCATCCAGGCAGCGAAAGGCGATCTGGCGGCGCAGGGCCTCGTTCCCGGCCACGGTCTCATAGCGCAGGCAGGCCTCGGGATCGTCGCGCACGACCTGGGTCATGATCCTGGACAGGGTCTTGGCGGGTAAAAGCTCCTCCCCGGTCTTGGCCACGCCGAAGGGCAAAATGTCGTCGCGGCCCATGGTGTCCAAGACCTGGCGGATGAGCGTGTTGCGGCTGACCTCGCGCGGCTCGTCCGAGACGCCGGTCTTGCGGCAGGGACGCGGCAGCCTTTGGGCCCGCTCCCGCACGAAATAGCCGGACTTGGGCCTGGCCTCGATCACCCCCTGGCGCTCCAGCTCCAGATAGGCCTGGCCGATGGTGGAGACGCTGACCCCCAGCCTGGTCCCCAGCGCCCGCAGGGAGGGAATCTTCTCCCCCGGGGCCAGTTCCCCGGACTCGATGCGGGCCAGGATGTGCTTTTCCACGGCCACATAGCGGAACGTTCCGGCCCGTGCGGCGGCATGCTCCATGTCCGATCCCCCTTGGCGGCGCGCGCCGTGCATCGCGCCCCAGGCGCGGCAGGCGAGGCCTGACGGCGGTTGGTTCCTGCGACGGCGTGGCGCTCCCGACACCCGGCGGGCTGTTATGCCCATTTTTTCATAAAACTGTATCTGTCTTGATAACAGTTTTTCTGGTCTAAGCCAAGACGTAACGCGGCATGGATGCGCCGCCGACCGTCGGACACCCCAACCCGGAGGGAAGGAACATGTTTGCAAACCGCGCCCACGAAGACGTGCTCTTGGCCGGAAAAAATCTGGGACTCCTGGATGTGCTGGTGCGTCGGCTGGCCGACGCCGAATG
Above is a genomic segment from Desulfolutivibrio sulfodismutans DSM 3696 containing:
- a CDS encoding methyl-accepting chemotaxis protein, translating into MKNIKLGLKIGLGFGLLIAIACVLGGMAVVNMRGVETDATRLAVEYVPEAYIANDVERHAQLAMYAWRGYAFSGADSFKTEGLKELDLVKKYIADAAAHAEKYTALVKLKENAAIAKAKLEDYVKQATATDAGITTGEKLLATMGAAAETFGKNCDDFLASQNEALQKEIADGAAPDKLKERAQKITWINDVIGINNALRINVWKAQTLRDTALMDLAVASFAKIDEPLSKLRAVTRQEVNVKQLNAVRESSDAYKKALEEFKANFQALAETAKKREAAGTEVRQAAQATAAAALDQTQEISNTAVANLGQASTIMIIGLAVALAIGIIVAIFLTRGITKPVIMGVEFARAMAQGDFTKKLEIDQKDEIGNLASALNEMVDRLREVVAEVQSASENVASGSEELASSAQSMSQGATEQAANVEEISSSMEEMTSNIRQNADNAQQTQQIALKAATDAEEGGSAVMQAVTAMKNIAEKISIIEEIARQTNLLALNAAIEAARAGEHGKGFAVVAAEVRKLAERSGAAAAEISELSSSSVRVAEQAGGMLTKMVPDIKRTADLVQEIAAASQEQNSGAEQINKAIQQLDQVVQQNASASEEMASTSEELSSQAEQLQATIAFFRVDGAGAHRGRKAPKALPAASHAPKKPAKGKSGGKGAVIDMSADSDEEFERF
- a CDS encoding recombination-associated protein RdgC, with amino-acid sequence MPLMSASGSFTRYKIVGDVPDAVLREPVDILKHHAFQDIDATADERSFGWVSFEDMLDNRFASAPPQKAHYLLFALRLDTRRISPAVFKKHLRVALDAERQAGKEDGRNFVTKDRKTELAEQVKLRLMARSLPIPAVFDVVWNVDTHDVYLNSTNSKVQELFEDLFTLTFELHLERMTPSFLAARILGEARTKELEDIEPSPFAAGA
- a CDS encoding SAM-dependent methyltransferase, which encodes MNFTVYQAPQGLLPDLTRELGTVREITAVREPLVVAAGPPYPAAFAANIWLEPAFSPMASISDAAKTLKAVQRNWACAPVGHFRRAALVVAKLPKVSARPLVFGEPLPSSPLGAFTLWDEGTLLYSPKTSEPVPGGDYRFDEDREGPPNRAYLKLWEALTRLGTMPGAGDVCLDLGGSPGGWTWVLAGLGARVTCVDKAPLDPRVAAMPGVSSLAGSAFAVDVADHPGLSWLFWDVICYPSRLVTFLTRLVARPDCPRLVCTVKFQGETDFSAIAELAAIPGGRLMHLSHNKHELTFVRLRPGEDHGLDRFAAALGPSAPQDSPAP
- a CDS encoding SpoIIE family protein phosphatase, producing the protein MRILIVDDSEAYRFFLRDMLERFAPLPGARTILEAGDGETALAILAQELAWTGQFSRCGVDLVIMDLIMPGMGGIKTLARIKADPAFRDIPVIMITVSDDEECLERAFAAGALDYVKKQGRMAEMAARVEAALRLKRETDERKARERELRAEKEFTAAILEHSGDGIAVAAPSGEFVFCSPGMERIFGYSAGAFATLDEFARVVFPETTLAQDVRDNFPGGVLAGHVWHAIYPCLDKNRLHRFCQIHFSSMPGGNLVLNIQDVTFLEKQKRELLKKQSRHQQDLDAAAEIQQSLLPRRVSANRTFRFAWEFRPCETIGGDIFNVFPLGPDHVGLYMLDVSGHGVASSLVALSVYNFMHYQRSTLIDRMAGGIAVAPPKDVLTRLDWEFPYIKFSRFFTIAYLVLNVRTGLLTYANAGHPSPVLLFPDGRLETLDDRGTIIGLEGFAPFEETTRTLAPGEKVFLYSDGLVDFQNEAGDYFGEGRFFDIVRPAADRPVTETVAAVGRGLDIFGGDARPRDDISLLGLEYLGPDA
- a CDS encoding STAS domain-containing protein, producing the protein MECFEVRREGERVVMVLGGEIVMDMIQEYKVRMEHLLSADGCREVVADLSGVTFMDSSGIGFLIGLRRRAESAGRCFRLQNPSPQIKKLLSMLRLSDFFAMGQNREDGSDRSA
- a CDS encoding aminotransferase-like domain-containing protein produces the protein MEHAAARAGTFRYVAVEKHILARIESGELAPGEKIPSLRALGTRLGVSVSTIGQAYLELERQGVIEARPKSGYFVRERAQRLPRPCRKTGVSDEPREVSRNTLIRQVLDTMGRDDILPFGVAKTGEELLPAKTLSRIMTQVVRDDPEACLRYETVAGNEALRRQIAFRCLDAGAEVGPSEVMVTSGALEALFIAVRAVTRAGDNVVIASPSYYCFLQILEYLGLRAIEAPSCPECGVNPADLAGILRKFDVKACIFTPNFNNPDGALMPEAAKREIVAMLAARDIPLIEDDVYGEMHYDPTRPPIMKSFDEKGLVLTCSSFSKTLSAGYRVGWIIPGRFYDRAFDFKGTTNVCSATPTQLAVAEYLRLGGFDRHLRRLQQALESQMRTMRALVGSHFPPGTKATNPRGGSVMWIELPGGVDGGEFYFRAKEAGIGVAPGGIFSTQDKFNTCVRLSYGTPLTEPYQDGVRRLGQLAADMAAETAGDPSPRALSASGMR